In a genomic window of Methanogenium sp. S4BF:
- a CDS encoding TIGR03768 family metallophosphoesterase codes for MPEWAKKKCEKSGFTPGLSGTCIYPKHLEQKMKQIKNFSNGSRRTNSEYISSFLTDLYYMAGRKILSVIILCMLVSVTIVAASTPSYPINSTVLTTANRTVDIVPVPTDSPSLLRSDDIANYTSYGYGVWQYGPKLSHEKRLDLMPSGYTGSSVNHTAKLLNFFTISDIHITDEETAASAIFFGIYGTVSSGYSPVMSLTTQVLDAAVQTINAQHLQKPFDFGISLGDAANSNQYNELRWYIDVIDGQLVDPDSGVKDDPVNGTHNDYQDEFQAAGINPSIKWYQTLGNHDHFWTGFLPQDDYSRQTMIGLDILNLGDVFTNSHGMNSRGFYMGSINGSTPNATVFGVGPNSTFPITPPKVLAADPNRHSFTVSEWMNEFFNTTTSPQGHGFNQSDVAAGFACYSFEPVSDIPIKVIVLDDTQTDSDPEDPNSLGYGHGTLDKKRYDWLVNELDNGQREGKLMIIAAHVPIGVLDPGEMAGWSIYSYKSETEIIDKLHTYPNFILWISGHLHQNTVSAFPSPDPSYPEFGFWEVQTSSLRDYPQQYRTFEIFRNSDETISIIITNVDPAVSDGSLAAKSRFYGVAAQEIFDNPLSPLPNGSYNAELVKQVKSSVPIPTPYYDSSDETFVRPPGPTRTEIINVGGGSAVTRAEMTGTDLGKNLVITAIPRSTLPATMAAPPTTIYQYMSITSSTITGVVNQTTLDFNIPLSWLTEHGFSVEDIVMMHNVEGQWQTLNTQFVSQIGGNVRYRSTTPTFSYFAIAYQKDGTDMGTVTPIPTTLAAVTASVTNTPTPVSSSPVANTTTLTPTVALPTPVTSPDGGMPLMMIVVGVIGAIITIIGALFVRRWLIQRQNPDLFRK; via the coding sequence GTGCCCGAATGGGCAAAGAAGAAATGCGAAAAATCCGGCTTTACTCCGGGATTATCTGGCACCTGCATTTATCCAAAACACCTGGAACAAAAAATGAAGCAAATTAAAAATTTTTCAAATGGTTCACGAAGAACCAATTCCGAATATATATCCAGTTTCCTAACAGATCTTTATTATATGGCGGGACGCAAAATTCTCTCGGTAATTATTTTATGTATGTTGGTATCCGTGACAATCGTTGCGGCGAGTACACCCAGTTATCCAATAAATTCCACGGTGTTAACAACTGCCAACAGGACTGTTGACATTGTTCCCGTTCCTACGGACTCTCCCTCACTTCTTCGTAGTGATGATATTGCAAATTATACTTCGTATGGTTATGGTGTCTGGCAGTATGGCCCGAAGCTGAGCCATGAAAAAAGATTGGATCTTATGCCATCCGGATATACCGGATCTTCAGTTAACCATACGGCAAAACTTCTCAATTTTTTTACCATATCCGATATCCATATAACCGATGAAGAAACTGCTGCTTCAGCGATATTCTTTGGCATCTACGGCACTGTTTCTTCGGGATATTCACCGGTTATGTCCTTAACGACACAGGTTTTAGACGCAGCCGTTCAGACAATAAACGCCCAGCACCTGCAAAAGCCGTTTGATTTCGGTATCTCACTTGGCGATGCAGCCAACAGCAATCAGTACAACGAATTGCGATGGTATATCGATGTCATCGACGGGCAGTTGGTAGACCCCGATTCCGGTGTAAAAGATGATCCGGTCAACGGAACACACAATGATTACCAGGATGAATTCCAGGCGGCGGGAATTAATCCATCAATCAAGTGGTACCAGACGCTCGGCAACCACGATCATTTCTGGACAGGTTTCCTGCCACAGGATGATTATTCCCGACAGACGATGATCGGCCTTGATATCCTCAACCTGGGAGATGTATTCACCAACTCTCACGGCATGAACTCCCGTGGTTTCTATATGGGTTCCATCAACGGTTCCACACCCAATGCTACGGTTTTCGGTGTTGGCCCGAACAGTACCTTTCCCATCACCCCTCCGAAGGTACTTGCAGCCGATCCGAACCGCCATTCATTCACCGTATCCGAATGGATGAACGAATTTTTTAATACCACAACAAGTCCCCAGGGACACGGGTTCAATCAATCTGATGTAGCAGCAGGATTTGCCTGCTATTCGTTCGAACCAGTTTCGGACATACCGATCAAGGTTATTGTGCTTGATGATACCCAGACCGATAGCGATCCCGAAGATCCCAATTCTCTCGGATATGGACATGGCACTCTTGATAAGAAACGGTATGACTGGCTGGTAAACGAACTTGATAACGGTCAGCGTGAAGGGAAGCTCATGATAATCGCTGCGCATGTACCGATAGGAGTCTTAGATCCGGGTGAAATGGCAGGCTGGAGCATTTATTCGTATAAAAGCGAAACAGAGATAATTGACAAACTTCATACCTACCCGAACTTCATATTGTGGATATCTGGACATCTTCATCAGAATACGGTATCCGCATTTCCATCACCGGATCCAAGCTATCCGGAATTCGGGTTCTGGGAGGTTCAGACTTCATCATTACGGGATTATCCTCAGCAGTACCGCACGTTTGAGATTTTCCGCAACAGCGATGAGACAATTTCAATCATTATAACCAACGTTGATCCGGCGGTTAGTGACGGGTCACTTGCGGCGAAATCGCGTTTTTATGGTGTCGCCGCCCAGGAGATATTCGACAATCCGCTGTCCCCATTGCCGAATGGTTCATACAATGCAGAACTGGTCAAACAAGTAAAATCTAGTGTGCCGATTCCGACTCCATACTATGATTCCAGTGATGAAACCTTTGTCAGACCTCCTGGTCCAACCCGGACAGAAATCATCAATGTCGGTGGCGGATCGGCAGTAACCCGCGCTGAGATGACAGGAACTGATCTTGGAAAGAACCTTGTAATCACGGCCATCCCCCGTAGTACCCTGCCTGCAACAATGGCTGCCCCACCCACGACCATATACCAGTACATGTCAATAACCTCGAGTACGATAACCGGAGTCGTCAACCAGACGACTCTGGATTTCAATATCCCGCTATCATGGCTTACCGAGCATGGGTTTTCCGTTGAAGATATCGTTATGATGCATAATGTGGAAGGGCAGTGGCAGACACTCAATACCCAGTTTGTATCACAGATCGGTGGGAATGTTCGTTACCGTTCGACAACGCCGACATTCTCGTATTTTGCGATTGCATACCAGAAAGATGGCACGGATATGGGAACGGTTACTCCCATTCCAACCACATTGGCGGCGGTAACGGCCTCAGTAACAAATACACCCACACCCGTTTCCTCATCACCCGTTGCAAATACTACAACCCTGACGCCGACCGTAGCACTACCTACGCCAGTTACATCTCCGGATGGGGGGATGCCTCTGATGATGATTGTTGTCGGAGTTATCGGTGCGATTATCACTATCATAGGGGCATTGTTTGTAAGGCGCTGGTTGATCCAGAGGCAAAACCCGGATCTATTTAGAAAATAG
- a CDS encoding FAD-dependent oxidoreductase, with amino-acid sequence MTTAIIGGGLTGVTLARLLSQQGEEVVILERDDTYGGLCRSHTENGFTFDDGGSHIIFSRDAEVQSFMRDVLQDNKAERNRNTKIFFKGAYVKYPFENGLAGLPPEDRFYCINEYIKTLIALEKGELLPPENFREWILYTFGAGIADLYMIPYNEKIWNYPADKMSLHWVDGRIPRPPVEDIIKSAIGIETEGYTHQSVFTYPVTGGIEALVRAIAAPVEDKIRCGFSVSSIQKTADGFIISNGTETIVADRCISTIPPQELLPCLSDVPKNVREAITALRYNSLFSVCLGVSHKVFDYSWLYVPQKELGMFNRISFPSNYSDAVAPSGQSSVLAEITFNEGDEVSRMTDDAIISHTVKGLTEMNILESPDDVVYAAVRRQDYAYVVYDLAYQKNIGIVLSYLRDEGIEPLGRFGEFEYLNMDGCIRRVLDFLDLKNPA; translated from the coding sequence GTGACGACAGCGATAATCGGTGGCGGACTTACCGGTGTCACGCTTGCCAGACTCCTTTCCCAACAGGGTGAGGAAGTAGTTATTCTGGAGCGTGACGACACATACGGAGGGCTCTGCCGTTCCCATACAGAAAATGGATTTACCTTTGATGACGGAGGCTCCCATATTATATTCTCGCGTGATGCTGAGGTCCAGTCATTTATGCGTGATGTGCTGCAGGATAACAAAGCGGAGCGGAACCGGAACACCAAGATCTTTTTTAAGGGAGCATATGTCAAGTATCCGTTTGAAAACGGCCTTGCCGGGCTTCCCCCGGAAGACCGGTTTTACTGCATCAATGAGTATATCAAAACGCTCATCGCTCTTGAAAAAGGAGAACTGCTGCCTCCGGAAAATTTCCGGGAATGGATTCTCTATACCTTCGGCGCCGGGATTGCCGACCTCTATATGATTCCGTATAATGAGAAAATATGGAATTATCCGGCAGATAAGATGTCACTGCACTGGGTGGACGGTCGCATCCCCCGCCCTCCGGTGGAAGATATCATCAAATCCGCGATAGGGATTGAAACAGAGGGCTATACCCACCAGTCAGTCTTTACCTATCCGGTGACAGGCGGCATCGAGGCGCTTGTCCGTGCAATTGCCGCACCTGTTGAAGATAAAATCAGATGCGGTTTTTCCGTTTCATCCATTCAGAAAACTGCTGATGGATTTATAATCAGCAATGGCACAGAAACAATTGTGGCGGACCGGTGCATATCGACGATTCCTCCGCAGGAATTGCTGCCATGCCTCTCCGATGTGCCGAAGAATGTCCGTGAGGCCATCACTGCCCTCCGGTATAACTCCCTCTTTTCCGTCTGTCTGGGAGTATCCCATAAGGTGTTTGATTATTCCTGGCTGTATGTGCCCCAGAAGGAGCTTGGGATGTTCAACCGCATTTCCTTCCCGTCCAATTACTCGGATGCCGTTGCCCCTTCAGGACAGTCATCGGTTCTTGCGGAAATTACCTTTAATGAAGGAGATGAGGTCTCCCGGATGACGGATGATGCGATAATATCCCACACGGTGAAAGGACTGACAGAAATGAATATTCTGGAATCGCCGGATGATGTGGTGTATGCTGCTGTCCGGCGGCAGGACTATGCCTATGTCGTGTATGACCTTGCCTATCAGAAAAATATCGGGATTGTTCTTTCCTATCTCCGGGATGAGGGAATCGAACCGCTCGGACGGTTTGGAGAATTTGAATACCTGAATATGGACGGCTGTATCCGTCGTGTCCTTGATTTCCTGGATTTGAAGAATCCGGCCTGA
- a CDS encoding ABC transporter permease, whose amino-acid sequence MTTPVIHLSGILFAFLLLTIPVYIMYKTRLPMIRETVWSFLRMSVQLALAGVFLTVLFEYNDPLLNVLWLCVMITVAAYESVRKQELNIKKLYLPTFAAFVIAVTLSLIYFETLILQDGGISEARFLIPIAGMLLGNSLGGTIIAVSLFYNDLRRNENRYISALSFGAQRTEALLPHFRTALKSALKPSLGNVAVMGIVFLPGMMTGQLLAGLSPMTAISYQIVLMVTIYSTTTVCVTLAIILTSFISFDGYGMLKKEIFLKK is encoded by the coding sequence ATGACAACCCCTGTCATCCACCTCTCGGGCATTCTTTTCGCATTTCTCCTGCTCACAATTCCCGTATACATTATGTACAAAACCCGGCTTCCGATGATCCGGGAGACGGTCTGGTCATTCCTCCGGATGTCCGTTCAGCTTGCTCTTGCGGGAGTATTCCTGACAGTGCTCTTTGAGTATAACGACCCTCTTTTAAACGTCCTCTGGCTGTGTGTCATGATCACTGTTGCGGCATATGAGTCCGTGCGCAAACAGGAGTTAAATATCAAAAAGCTCTATCTGCCGACCTTTGCCGCCTTCGTCATCGCAGTCACACTATCGCTCATCTATTTTGAGACACTCATTCTCCAGGACGGCGGAATTTCCGAGGCACGGTTTCTAATACCCATCGCCGGCATGCTGCTGGGCAACTCGCTTGGAGGGACGATTATAGCGGTATCCCTCTTCTATAATGACCTGCGCAGAAATGAAAACCGCTACATCTCGGCACTTTCCTTCGGCGCCCAGCGAACAGAGGCGCTCCTTCCGCATTTCAGAACCGCACTGAAGTCCGCCCTCAAACCCTCTCTTGGGAATGTCGCTGTTATGGGCATTGTATTTCTCCCCGGCATGATGACCGGACAGCTGCTTGCAGGGCTCTCCCCGATGACTGCCATCTCATACCAGATTGTTTTGATGGTCACGATTTACTCGACCACAACCGTCTGCGTTACGCTTGCGATTATTCTTACATCCTTCATCAGCTTTGATGGGTATGGGATGCTCAAAAAAGAGATCTTTCTCAAAAAATAA
- a CDS encoding carboxylesterase family protein: MQKKGKVIRNILVICVVLIGCSFLAGCTQQESEPDVVKTDAGYISGLQQDDLRIFLGIPFAAPPTGDLRWKPPAPVQPWEGVKETRVFSPACPQPAAADSGVSLNMSEDCLYLNVWTPAKSADEKLPVMIFFYGGAFGKIAGSMPLYNGTALAEKGVIVVTTNYRVGALGFLAHPQLTRESPNNSSGNYGLLDQIAAMQWVRKNIGAFGGDPSRVTIFGQSAGGESVLIHLISPQSRGLYQQAIVESGTFWTNGAEIDSFNTKADAEQLGETYAQSLGYSGPDAITQMRKLSFQDVANATPWPASPFQMVNSRHFEPTIDGWVIPDSPDNLYRLHRQNPVPIIIGNNADDGTTLAADANMTVPEYRTYIQNRFGEDADKVLVQYPASSTAEVQLRLEQIMTDYDFTDAAKFVAGSMADIEPNTYLYRYSYVLPGQPYGAFHGSETLLLFGVPIQRDQATDSVADNMIDLWTRFAKTGDPNGGMNVTWPQYTRDGGLYLDIGDIPTVKSDN; the protein is encoded by the coding sequence ATGCAAAAAAAGGGTAAAGTAATACGTAATATTCTGGTAATCTGCGTGGTCCTCATCGGATGTTCTTTTCTTGCAGGATGTACCCAACAGGAATCAGAACCCGATGTTGTAAAGACTGACGCCGGATATATTTCAGGACTACAGCAGGACGACCTCCGGATTTTTTTAGGTATCCCGTTTGCGGCTCCTCCGACCGGAGACTTGCGGTGGAAACCGCCTGCACCTGTACAGCCATGGGAAGGCGTTAAGGAGACAAGGGTGTTTTCACCGGCCTGCCCCCAGCCGGCCGCTGCGGATTCCGGAGTTTCTCTCAATATGAGCGAGGACTGCCTGTACCTCAATGTCTGGACCCCGGCAAAGAGTGCTGATGAAAAACTGCCGGTAATGATCTTTTTCTATGGAGGGGCATTCGGAAAGATTGCCGGCTCCATGCCGCTGTATAACGGCACCGCCCTTGCAGAGAAAGGAGTCATTGTCGTCACGACCAATTACCGGGTTGGGGCTCTTGGGTTCCTTGCCCATCCCCAACTGACACGTGAGTCACCGAATAACAGTTCGGGAAATTACGGGCTTCTCGATCAGATTGCCGCTATGCAGTGGGTCCGGAAAAACATCGGGGCGTTTGGCGGCGACCCGTCCCGCGTGACCATATTCGGGCAATCAGCAGGAGGGGAGAGTGTTCTTATCCATCTTATCAGCCCGCAGAGCAGGGGGCTCTACCAGCAGGCAATTGTCGAGAGCGGTACATTCTGGACAAACGGAGCGGAAATTGATTCTTTCAATACAAAAGCCGATGCCGAGCAGCTCGGGGAGACATACGCACAAAGCCTCGGGTATTCCGGCCCGGATGCGATTACACAAATGCGAAAGCTGAGTTTCCAGGATGTCGCCAATGCAACCCCCTGGCCGGCATCCCCTTTCCAGATGGTGAACAGCAGGCATTTCGAGCCAACGATTGACGGGTGGGTAATCCCTGATTCCCCGGACAACCTGTACCGTCTCCACCGTCAGAACCCGGTCCCCATCATCATCGGAAACAACGCTGATGACGGAACCACGCTTGCCGCAGATGCAAACATGACCGTTCCGGAATACCGGACATATATCCAGAACCGGTTCGGTGAGGATGCAGATAAGGTTCTGGTACAATATCCTGCCAGTTCAACCGCAGAAGTCCAGCTCCGGCTTGAGCAGATCATGACCGACTATGACTTCACAGATGCAGCGAAGTTTGTGGCGGGATCGATGGCAGATATCGAACCGAATACCTACCTGTACAGATATTCTTACGTACTTCCCGGACAGCCCTATGGGGCATTCCATGGCAGTGAGACCCTGCTGTTGTTTGGGGTTCCTATACAACGTGATCAGGCGACTGACTCGGTTGCCGATAACATGATAGATCTCTGGACACGATTTGCAAAAACGGGGGACCCGAACGGCGGTATGAATGTAACCTGGCCACAATACACCCGGGATGGAGGCCTGTATCTCGATATAGGGGATATCCCGACGGTGAAGAGCGACAATTAA
- a CDS encoding ATP-binding cassette domain-containing protein, with translation MEEEIIRYENVSVVFDGKTIIKQFSLPVCKGDKVILRGPSGSGKSTLLKMAQGYARPNTGTVTYRTHEIDAETAWRIRQETAYISQDTDIGEGVVRELIAGVFAYAANTTIPYQKSLNQYLSLFSLDKTILDKDFRSLSGGEKQRIVIIISLLLGRTIFFLDEITAALDGRMKQQVADYFLSHNEWTVIAISHDDAWYREGVRIIPIGGTKP, from the coding sequence ATGGAAGAAGAGATCATCAGATATGAGAATGTGTCCGTTGTATTTGATGGAAAGACCATCATCAAACAGTTTTCCCTTCCCGTATGCAAAGGGGATAAAGTCATACTCCGGGGACCATCGGGTTCCGGGAAATCAACTCTTCTGAAGATGGCACAGGGATATGCCAGACCTAATACCGGCACGGTTACGTACCGGACGCATGAGATTGATGCTGAGACAGCATGGAGAATACGGCAGGAAACCGCATACATATCACAGGATACCGATATCGGAGAGGGAGTTGTCAGGGAACTGATTGCAGGTGTCTTTGCATACGCTGCAAACACAACAATCCCGTATCAAAAATCCCTGAATCAGTATCTCAGCCTGTTTTCCTTGGACAAAACCATTCTCGACAAAGATTTCCGCTCGCTTTCCGGTGGGGAAAAACAGAGAATCGTCATTATCATCTCACTCCTGCTTGGACGAACGATATTTTTCCTTGATGAAATCACCGCAGCACTCGACGGCCGGATGAAACAGCAGGTTGCGGACTACTTTCTCTCCCATAATGAATGGACAGTCATTGCCATCTCACACGATGATGCCTGGTACCGGGAAGGGGTCCGCATCATTCCCATCGGAGGCACGAAACCATGA
- a CDS encoding sodium:solute symporter family protein, whose product MSDIITLGIIALYGIMLIGIGGWASKKIHNTEDYILAGRSLGFWVFTILMVASVCSGMTLVGVSGFGYASGWPGIWEQIFVPLAASFAIIVFGAKLHAVSRKTGYMTVEDYLAHRYESPRTVRGLAAVSGIVVSLIYLVGQYTAISLVLVWLFNIPHTTALIISAIIITVYTVIGGMYAVSWTTLIQGIILIAGVLIMAPLVIISAGGLTHINEVLSSIDPNMVQPFYPSPAYAAYAYCTPEFLFSFGILLMVGLACAPHVINNILAAKETRFFRWSPLVAFGIYLVVMFLVKFTGFAVRTLVEEGKLVLPATVNTQDFAFMYGVEYAMPSMLVWAFFAVIVLAAVMSTTDRLMLTIGTLFSWDVYRNLLKPKASDREVLKVSQVCVVIAAAVSLFLAINPPAMLAWLIWMGIGVMLATFAVPLLAALYWRRANGAGAIASMLAGLIGSGIFGYYHKFVSPLPVHFSLYALTLSIIAMIAFSLMTPKNSEDVLNDTLTGPFIQPK is encoded by the coding sequence ATGTCTGATATCATTACTCTCGGAATAATTGCCCTCTACGGTATCATGCTCATCGGTATCGGGGGGTGGGCCTCAAAGAAAATTCATAACACTGAAGACTATATCCTTGCGGGCCGTTCTCTTGGGTTCTGGGTGTTCACCATCCTGATGGTGGCATCGGTCTGTTCCGGAATGACGCTCGTCGGCGTCAGCGGGTTTGGGTATGCATCCGGATGGCCGGGTATATGGGAGCAGATATTTGTCCCGCTTGCTGCATCCTTTGCCATCATTGTCTTTGGTGCAAAACTCCATGCGGTCTCGCGAAAAACCGGGTACATGACGGTCGAGGATTACCTTGCACACCGGTATGAGAGCCCGCGGACGGTGCGGGGGCTCGCTGCAGTGTCAGGCATTGTGGTTTCCCTGATTTACCTTGTTGGCCAGTATACGGCAATCAGCCTTGTTTTAGTATGGCTCTTTAATATTCCGCATACAACAGCACTGATTATATCAGCCATCATTATTACGGTATACACGGTTATCGGCGGGATGTACGCAGTCTCATGGACCACACTGATTCAGGGCATCATTCTCATTGCCGGGGTCCTCATCATGGCACCTCTTGTCATTATCTCTGCCGGCGGTCTGACCCATATCAACGAAGTGCTGTCATCCATTGATCCGAATATGGTGCAGCCCTTCTACCCATCCCCTGCCTACGCGGCATATGCTTACTGTACACCGGAATTTCTGTTCTCATTTGGCATTCTTCTGATGGTAGGTCTTGCCTGCGCCCCGCATGTGATCAATAACATTCTCGCTGCAAAAGAGACCAGATTCTTCCGGTGGTCTCCATTGGTGGCATTCGGAATTTATCTGGTTGTGATGTTTCTGGTGAAATTTACCGGTTTTGCCGTGCGGACGCTGGTTGAGGAAGGAAAACTGGTACTGCCTGCGACCGTAAATACCCAGGATTTTGCGTTCATGTATGGCGTGGAGTATGCCATGCCCAGCATGCTGGTCTGGGCATTTTTTGCGGTGATTGTGCTTGCGGCGGTCATGTCAACAACGGACCGGCTGATGCTTACCATCGGCACCCTGTTTTCCTGGGATGTCTACCGGAATCTGCTGAAGCCCAAAGCCTCCGATCGTGAGGTACTGAAAGTGAGTCAGGTCTGTGTGGTTATTGCAGCAGCAGTGTCACTCTTCCTTGCAATTAATCCGCCTGCAATGCTTGCATGGCTCATCTGGATGGGAATTGGCGTCATGCTTGCTACCTTTGCCGTGCCGCTTTTGGCAGCACTCTACTGGCGGCGGGCGAATGGTGCCGGTGCTATTGCAAGTATGCTTGCAGGCCTCATCGGGTCCGGCATCTTTGGATATTACCACAAGTTTGTGTCACCGCTGCCGGTGCATTTCAGTCTTTATGCACTGACGCTCTCTATCATTGCGATGATTGCGTTCAGCCTGATGACACCGAAGAACAGTGAAGATGTGCTGAATGATACCCTGACCGGTCCTTTCATTCAGCCCAAATAA